CAAATACCCCCTGCAACAGGACGCTATCCAGGGTAGGATCCAACCAAAGAACCTAATTTACCTTGTTGTTTTTAACTAGGAATTGATTTGGCTTCTTAGATAAACCATCTATAATTTTCTTGTTATATTAATTTAATACATTCCTACGAAACTAAATCATGTTGTTAGTTCCTCAATGCTTCTATCCTTTTCCGAGCAGGTTGATACATATATTCCCATGACTTTTTATAGCAATCGATTGCCTTACTAATATTACCAGTAGATTCGTATAAAGTACCGAGATTATAAAGGGCTAAAAAACTTCCTGTACCCATAACCATCTCTTGTTTTTTGTTTTTATCTATATTTAGACATGTCAAATACTCACGTTCGATATAAGGAAAGAAGTTTATGTATTTATTTACATTACTAAATACTAACTCCATATAAAACACACCACATATAAAGTGAAAGTCTGTAGAAAACAATAAGTTGTTTTTTTCTTCCTCAATAATCTGCAAACCAAGTTCAAAATTCCCACTTTTGATCAAGCTATAAATATAATCAATTACCATTTTATTTTTATAATTAACATTATTGCTTATTTTTTTATATGAAAGATCAAAGTAAGAGTTTGCTTTAATATATTCTTGCTTCAAATAATATTGCTTACCAATTTGATAGAGTATGTAATCATCATTTGGAGATACACTTAACTCATCTAATAGTAACGGTAGGTTCCTTTCTGTTTTATCAGTTTGATAATAACCATCATGTGAAACTTCAACAGGGATATTAACTCTCGGCAAATCGGTGTCTAGCTGTTCATGAACCCTTCCCGTAAAAAAAATTCCGTTATTAGGAAAAACTCTAGAAACATAGGATGACTCAATTTGTTCTTGTTCATTAACTAAATATTTACTCAAAATATTAATCCTACCGATTTCATTGTCACTTTTGTTTATAAAATCGTTTAAGAGATGATGACCAGATAAGATATACTCATCAGCATCTAAGACTAAGTTCCAATCACAAGTGGATTTGCTTATACTAAAGTTTCTCGCATTGGAAAAATTATGATTCCACTCATATTCAAATACATTCGCGCCTTTCTCTAATGCTATATCTCGTGTATTATCTGTGGAACCTGTATCAACGATAATTATCTCACTTACAAAGTCTTTTACACTATCAATACATCTTTTGATTTTTTTTTGTTCATTTTTCACTATCATTATTAAAGCTAAAGTTTTCAATCATTTATCTCCTTGGCCTTTTTTTAATAAAAGGACCTTAGAATATCTAAGGTCCTTTTCGCTAAAATTAACGTAATAATTGTAATACACCTTGTGGCTGTTGGTTAGCTTGTGCCAACATAGCTTGAGCAGCTTGAGAAAGGATAGAGTTCTTAGTTTGATCCATCATTTCTTTCGCCATGTCAACATCACGAATACGTGATTCCGCAGCAGTCAGGTTTTCAGAAGAAGTGTTCAAGTTGTTGATAGTGTGTTCTAAACGATTTTGAGTAGCACCTAAGTCAGAGCGTACAGTGGAAACTTTTGCAATCGCTGTGTCTAATGCTCCAATAGCTGTTTGTGCGTTAGCCTTAGAGGTTAAATCTCCAATCCCACCTGTGATTGTTGCAGCATCCATGTCCTCAAAAGTAAATGAGATTTTTTGCGCAGCATTTGGTCCAACTTGAAAATCAACTAAAGTAGTAGTTCCATCCCAAAGTTTTTGTTTATTAAACTCAGTATCGTCAGAAATACGAGTAATTTCAGTCGCTAAAGCTTGATACTCTTTATCAATTGCCGCACGATCTTCAGTTACATTCGTATCGTTGGATGATTGTACAGCAAGTTCACGCATACGTTGAAGAATAGAATGCGTTTCATTTAACGCTCCTTCAGCAGTTTGAAGCATTGAAATTCCATCTTGGGCATTTCTTGAACCTTGTTCCAAGCCGCGAATTTGCCCACGCATTTTTTCAGAAATTGCTAGACCTGCTGCATCATCTCCAGCACGGTTAATACGTAGACCTGAAGATAACTTCTCCATATTCTTTCCTTGTGCATTAGAAGCACTAGATAACTGACGGTGCGTGTTAAGAGCCGCGATATTGTGGTTAATTCTCATTGTTTGTTTCCTCCTTGAATTTGGTGTTCACATCCATGTGAACAAGATTTTATTTTGTCTGAGCTACAAGGTCGGCCGCCCTTATTTCTCTTACACTAGTTTTATCGTCAGGAGGAAAAATTGTTTAATAGTTTTTTATAATTTTTCTTTTTTTATTTCTTTTTCATAAAGTCGAGTACAGTGGAAATATCCTTTGCCGCTTCTTCATTTTCACTCTGGATTTGATCGAGTATTTCTTTTCGGAATACTTCTATATTCTTTGGGGCGTTTATGCCTATTTTGACTTGATCATTTTTTGAGGAAATCACTGTGATTTCGATGTCATCGCCAATTTTTATCGTCTCTCCATTTTTTCTTGTCAGCACTAGCATCTTTCATCACCCTTTCACTTTTGATTTTTCAAAGATTGGGTGCTTTGTAGAGTATTGCTCATTATGCAGGATTACTTGTTTTGCTTTATTATTTTTAATATTGATTATTATCGGGCCTTGAAGGTTTGCTGTTGTTTTTTCAAACGGATCTTGAACAGTTAATATGGAGTATACCTGGACATTCTTTTCTGATTCTAGGCCTAGCTCCTCTACAACTGTATCTTCTAATTTAAAATCATATTCTTTAAAGAAATTAAAAGGATTTGATAAAATAAAGGCCAGAGCAGGAGTAGCCACCGACTGCATCACATAAAAAATATTGTCTTCGGATAAAGGAAGCAGCACAAACTGCTTTTCATCCAAAAAACCCGGTACTCCTTTGTCAAAGGCAAGCACTTCATTATTTTTAATTTCTACATCGCCATGATATTTTGTTCCAATTTTCATATTTCACCATTCCTTTAGCTAAAATCCTTTACCCTTCAAAGTCAATTTTTAACGATGGATATTGCTTCATTGTAATTTCCGCTTTTCCAGGGGTATAGTTGATGATTGGTTTATTCGTCTGGCTGTTGATAACAGGCTTATTTACCTTCCAGTTAAAATCTACTTTCCCAGGGGAATAATTAATTTTCACTGAGCCAGCTGATGGAATCCAGCCAATATTAAGGTCAAGCATTGGAGACTCGCTGTTCCGCTTAGCCTGCTCAGCTATCACGTCCCCACCATTCTCAATCATCATCAACTCATCGCCATCCTGTGATACGCGGGCGATTCCCGCCAACAAATCCTGATATCCCTGGTTAGCTGCATCTTCAATTCTTCTGGATATACTCTTTAAATCCATGTCCTCGCGGGCTTTTGATTGGTCGATTGTTAGTCTGGAAGGAGTACTGTTGATTGTAAGTTCTGCTTTTGGCTGCTCAATGCCTAATTCCGCCTTTGGCTGCTCCATCTCTAAATTAGCCTTAATCGTGTTGATTTCAATTTTCCCAGGTGTTGACTGGATACGAATTTGCGGGACTTGCATTTCCTCTTCCTCCCTCATAGTAAAAAAAGCTATTCCCAGTGAGAATAGCTTATCTTAAAAAGTCTAAAAGTGTCGGCTGAAGAATCCGGGCGCCCACTCCTAAAGCTGCTCGATGCACACTTTCCTGTGTTTTTAAATCTGTAATGACCCTTTCAATATCAGCATCTTCATTATCAGACAGAACCCTATTTGCCATGACTTCCTGTTGGCCTAGTCGAGAGTCGATTACTTCGAGCCTATTATAACGTGCTCCTAATTCCGCACGTTCTGAGGATAAAGTATCCATTGTTTTATCTAAACGTCCCAACAAACCGTCCAAATCCGCAGGCTTGTCATTCTTCAATGCAGTTTGAATTTCCTGAACTACATTGAACAAATCCTGATTGAAAACATTCGCTGGATTGATATTAGCTCTCAGGGATACCCCCGGTGAAACTTCAACTTTATAATTATTGAGAGAAGGATCGGATAAGTTCACTGCTACTGTCGGCGGGTTTTCCACCGGTACAGGCGGATTATCCGTATCCGTACCATGGAAGATATACCGGCCAGAAACCTTTGTATTCGCTACTTGCACTAGATCCGCTTTAATCTGATCAACTTCCCTGGCAACAGCTTCCCGGTCACTTGGACTTAGTGCGCCGTTCTTTCCCTGAATGACCAGCTCACGAACACGCTGCAGCCCATTGTTCGCCTGGTCAATCCCTGCCTCAGAATTATCCATCCACAAATAGAGTTCAGAAAGGTTTCGCTTATACTGCTCCACTTCAGTCAATCCAGAACGATAAAACATCCCTTTCATCGCCACAACCGGATCATCGGAAGGTTTTGTAATTTTTTTGCCTGTCGCCAGCTGATCCTGGTACTGTCCCATTCGGCGATAGCTCTCGCTAAGATTCCGTAATGAATTGGAAGAAAGCATTGATTGTGTTATTCGCATTTTATTTCACCTATCTCCCTACGGTTCCCATGCCGTTGATGATTTTATCGAGCATTTCGTCCTGGAGGGTAATCATCCGGGCTGATGCGTTGTAGGCATGTTGGAACTGGATCATATTTGTCATTTCTTCATCTAGTGATACAGAGCTGACTGACTTTCTTCTATTCTCAACTGTTTCCCTAAGGGAACCGCTGTTTTGCGTTAGACGGA
This window of the Mesobacillus jeotgali genome carries:
- a CDS encoding glycosyltransferase; translated protein: MKTLALIMIVKNEQKKIKRCIDSVKDFVSEIIIVDTGSTDNTRDIALEKGANVFEYEWNHNFSNARNFSISKSTCDWNLVLDADEYILSGHHLLNDFINKSDNEIGRINILSKYLVNEQEQIESSYVSRVFPNNGIFFTGRVHEQLDTDLPRVNIPVEVSHDGYYQTDKTERNLPLLLDELSVSPNDDYILYQIGKQYYLKQEYIKANSYFDLSYKKISNNVNYKNKMVIDYIYSLIKSGNFELGLQIIEEEKNNLLFSTDFHFICGVFYMELVFSNVNKYINFFPYIEREYLTCLNIDKNKKQEMVMGTGSFLALYNLGTLYESTGNISKAIDCYKKSWEYMYQPARKRIEALRN
- a CDS encoding flagellin N-terminal helical domain-containing protein — its product is MRINHNIAALNTHRQLSSASNAQGKNMEKLSSGLRINRAGDDAAGLAISEKMRGQIRGLEQGSRNAQDGISMLQTAEGALNETHSILQRMRELAVQSSNDTNVTEDRAAIDKEYQALATEITRISDDTEFNKQKLWDGTTTLVDFQVGPNAAQKISFTFEDMDAATITGGIGDLTSKANAQTAIGALDTAIAKVSTVRSDLGATQNRLEHTINNLNTSSENLTAAESRIRDVDMAKEMMDQTKNSILSQAAQAMLAQANQQPQGVLQLLR
- the csrA gene encoding carbon storage regulator CsrA, with product MLVLTRKNGETIKIGDDIEITVISSKNDQVKIGINAPKNIEVFRKEILDQIQSENEEAAKDISTVLDFMKKK
- the fliW gene encoding flagellar assembly protein FliW, which translates into the protein MKIGTKYHGDVEIKNNEVLAFDKGVPGFLDEKQFVLLPLSEDNIFYVMQSVATPALAFILSNPFNFFKEYDFKLEDTVVEELGLESEKNVQVYSILTVQDPFEKTTANLQGPIIINIKNNKAKQVILHNEQYSTKHPIFEKSKVKG
- a CDS encoding DUF6470 family protein is translated as MQVPQIRIQSTPGKIEINTIKANLEMEQPKAELGIEQPKAELTINSTPSRLTIDQSKAREDMDLKSISRRIEDAANQGYQDLLAGIARVSQDGDELMMIENGGDVIAEQAKRNSESPMLDLNIGWIPSAGSVKINYSPGKVDFNWKVNKPVINSQTNKPIINYTPGKAEITMKQYPSLKIDFEG
- the flgL gene encoding flagellar hook-associated protein FlgL → MRITQSMLSSNSLRNLSESYRRMGQYQDQLATGKKITKPSDDPVVAMKGMFYRSGLTEVEQYKRNLSELYLWMDNSEAGIDQANNGLQRVRELVIQGKNGALSPSDREAVAREVDQIKADLVQVANTKVSGRYIFHGTDTDNPPVPVENPPTVAVNLSDPSLNNYKVEVSPGVSLRANINPANVFNQDLFNVVQEIQTALKNDKPADLDGLLGRLDKTMDTLSSERAELGARYNRLEVIDSRLGQQEVMANRVLSDNEDADIERVITDLKTQESVHRAALGVGARILQPTLLDFLR